In Glycine max cultivar Williams 82 chromosome 7, Glycine_max_v4.0, whole genome shotgun sequence, a single window of DNA contains:
- the PHANa gene encoding phantastica transcription factor a isoform X1 has product MKDRQRWRAEEDALLRAYVKQYGPREWNLVSQRMNTPLNRDAKSCLERWKNYLKPGIKKGSLTEEEQRLVINLQATHGNKWKKIAAQVPGRTAKRLGKWWEVFKEKQQRETKGNNCTIDPINDSKYEHILESFAEKLVKERPSTSTSTSFVMATSNSSFLHADAPAPAPALLPSWLSNSNGTAPVRPPSPSVTLSLSPSTVAAPPPWMQPPVRGQDNASPLVLGNVAPHGAVLAFGENMVMSELVECCKELDEVHHALAGHKKEAAWRLSRVELQLESEKAGRRREKMEEIEAKIKALREEQTAALDRIEAEYREQLAGLRRDAESKEQKLAEQWAAKHLRLTKFLEQVGCRSRLTEPNGR; this is encoded by the coding sequence ATGAAGGATAGGCAACGTTGGAGAgctgaagaggatgctttactACGCGCATATGTCAAACAGTATGGTCCTAGGGAATGGAATCTGGTGTCTCAGCGCATGAACACACCTCTTAACAGGGATGCCAAGTCATGCTTAGAAAGGTGGAAGAACTACCTCAAGCCCGGCATTAAGAAAGGATCTCTTACAGAGGAAGAGCAGCGTCTAGTCATCAACCTTCAAGCAACACACGGCAACAAGTGGAAGAAAATTGCAGCACAAGTCCCTGGTCGCACAGCAAAGAGGTTAGGGAAGTGGTGGGAAGTGTTCAAAGAGAAGCAGCAAAGGGAAACAAAGGGGAATAACTGCACCATTGACCCAATTAACGATAGCAAGTACGAGCATATCCTTGAGAGTTTTGCAGAGAAGCTAGTGAAAGAAAGGccttcaacatcaacatcaacatcatttgTTATGGCTACTTCCAACAGTTCTTTTCTGCATGCTGATGCACCGGCTCCTGCACCAGCCTTGCTTCCGTCTTGGCTTTCCAATTCCAATGGCACTGCACCTGTGAGGCCACCCTCCCCTTCTGTGACTCTTAGTCTTTCTCCCTCGACGGTGGCAGCGCCTCCTCCATGGATGCAGCCCCCCGTCAGAGGACAGGACAATGCTAGTCCTCTTGTTTTGGGGAATGTGGCGCCTCACGGGGCCGTTCTAGCATTTGGTGAGAACATGGTGATGTCTGAGCTAGTGGAGTGCTGCAAGGAGTTGGATGAAGTGCATCATGCTTTGGCCGGGCATAAGAAGGAGGCAGCATGGCGGTTAAGCAGGGTGGAGCTGCAGTTGGAGTCTGAGAAGGCTGGGCGAAGGAGGGAGAAGATGGAGGAAATCGAAGCGAAAATCAAAGCTCTGAGGGAGGAGCAAACGGCTGCATTGGATAGAATTGAAGCAGAATATAGGGAGCAGTTGGCAGGGCTGAGAAGAGATGCTGAAAGCAAGGAGCAAAAGTTGGCTGAACAATGGGCTGCAAAACACTTGCGACTTACTAAGTTTCTAGAACAGGTAGGGTGCAGATCAAGGCTCACTGAACCAAATGGAAGATAG
- the PHANa gene encoding phantastica transcription factor a (The RefSeq protein has 2 substitutions compared to this genomic sequence) — translation MKDRQRWRAEEDALLRAYVKQYGPREWNLVSQRMNTPLNRDAKSCLERWKNYLKPGIKKGSLTEEEQRLVINLQATHGNKWKKIAAQVPGRTAKRLGKWWEVFKEKQQRETKGNSCTIDPISDSKYEHILESFAEKLVKERPSTSTSTSFVMATSNSSFLHADAPAPAPALLPSWLSNSNGTAPVRPPSPSVTLSLSPSTVAAPPPWMQPPVRGQDNASPLVLGNVAPHGAVLAFGENMVMSELVECCKELDEVHHALAGHKKEAAWRLSRVELQLESEKAGRRREKMEEIEAKIKALREEQTAALDRIEAEYREQLAGLRRDAESKEQKLAEQWAAKHLRLTKFLEQVGCRSRLTEPNGR, via the coding sequence ATGAAGGATAGGCAACGTTGGAGAgctgaagaggatgctttactACGCGCATATGTCAAACAGTATGGTCCTAGGGAATGGAATCTGGTGTCTCAGCGCATGAACACACCTCTTAACAGGGATGCCAAGTCATGCTTAGAAAGGTGGAAGAACTACCTCAAGCCCGGCATTAAGAAAGGATCTCTTACAGAGGAAGAGCAGCGTCTAGTCATCAACCTTCAAGCAACACACGGCAACAAGTGGAAGAAAATTGCAGCACAAGTCCCTGGTCGCACAGCAAAGAGGTTAGGGAAGTGGTGGGAAGTGTTCAAAGAGAAGCAGCAAAGGGAAACAAAGGGGAATAACTGCACCATTGACCCAATTAACGATAGCAAGTACGAGCATATCCTTGAGAGTTTTGCAGAGAAGCTAGTGAAAGAAAGGccttcaacatcaacatcaacatcatttgTTATGGCTACTTCCAACAGTTCTTTTCTGCATGCTGATGCACCGGCTCCTGCACCAGCCTTGCTTCCGTCTTGGCTTTCCAATTCCAATGGCACTGCACCTGTGAGGCCACCCTCCCCTTCTGTGACTCTTAGTCTTTCTCCCTCGACGGTGGCAGCGCCTCCTCCATGGATGCAGCCCCCCGTCAGAGGACAGGACAATGCTAGTCCTCTTGTTTTGGGGAATGTGGCGCCTCACGGGGCCGTTCTAGCATTTGGTGAGAACATGGTGATGTCTGAGCTAGTGGAGTGCTGCAAGGAGTTGGATGAAGTGCATCATGCTTTGGCCGGGCATAAGAAGGAGGCAGCATGGCGGTTAAGCAGGGTGGAGCTGCAGTTGGAGTCTGAGAAGGCTGGGCGAAGGAGGGAGAAGATGGAGGAAATCGAAGCGAAAATCAAAGCTCTGAGGGAGGAGCAAACGGCTGCATTGGATAGAATTGAAGCAGAATATAGGGAGCAGTTGGCAGGGCTGAGAAGAGATGCTGAAAGCAAGGAGCAAAAGTTGGCTGAACAATGGGCTGCAAAACACTTGCGACTTACTAAGTTTCTAGAACAGGTAGGGTGCAGATCAAGGCTCACTGAACCAAATGGAAGATAG